The Primulina huaijiensis isolate GDHJ02 chromosome 9, ASM1229523v2, whole genome shotgun sequence genomic interval caaaactcacactttgacagtttagcatacagttgttcatttcttaacgtctgcaacacaagtctcaaatgctcagcatgatcagtctcatttctcgagtaaaccaaaatatcatctacaaaaacaatcacaaactcatccagatatttctgaaagacatgattcatcagtcccataaacaccgctggagcatttgttaaaccgaaaggcatgacaataaattcataatgcccgtacctggttcggaatgctgtcttcggtatatcaacatctcggactctcagctggtgatatccagatctcaggtagatcttggaatagacagaggatccctgcaactgatcaaataagtcgtcaatacgaggcaagggatatttgttctttatcgtttccttgttcagttgccggtaatcaatacacaatctcatcgaaccatctttctttcgcacaaatagcactggtgcgccccaaggagatacactcggtctaatATACCCCTTGGCTAATGAATCTTCGAGCTGTTCTTTcagttctttcaattcaataggtgccattctgtaaggGGCTCGAGATATAGGAACGGTACCTGGTACAAGGtcaatgctaaaatctacctctcgaactggtggtaaccctggaatctcgtctgggaatacatcagtaaactcgcaaaccactgccagatctgccaatgctgggctcgatttcagtagatctactgaatatacaaggatcccctctgctcctttctgcaacaatctactcatagtcagagcagatactaagggaatccgagatctggaacccttaccgtagaatttccattcgttagccatctctggtctgaatctaacaagcttctggaaacaatctacagtggctctgtacttggttaacatatcgataccgacaatacagtcaaaatcagctaacccaagcacaatactgTCTAATTCGATCTCGTGACCCTCGAACTGTAtcatacactgtctaactgaagtcacggatataagaccacttcccaacggggaagtaacagacactacgGTAGATAATGACTCcacaggcaatgcatgtgtcaatgcaaaacgttctgatatgaatgtatgagatgcacctgtatctatcaaaacataggcaggataaccgcaaagaaaacagttacctgcgacaacatcgtctggtgcatcttgggcctgctcctCTGTCAGTGCAAACACCTGAGCCTGCTGTCTGGAAGGTGAGCTCACTATCTGGCTACTTCTGGCTCGGGgatgggtccgtgtaggggttggctgaaaggaatgaacagctgaagcttgcctctcaggctgatttacggaaccagatgctcctacactctgagtctgctgagCACTTttctgtggacagaccttggcgaagtggccctgctgtctgcaaatgttgcagcgacccatcacgccctgacactgctcggtggcatgtctacctctacaagaactacagtaaacccctgtatactctgatctctggcccgaccctgtctgtctcggcccactggagctcgatgAACTGCTCcatgatttcttgaactgcttcccattcactttcaaactgtctttcctcccgctgctgctaccaccactctcgaatctgggaggtggttgctgatactgacccgatggcttgggtggtctaggagtctgagtggtataagaagtgctttgttgcctaagcaacccggcttctgctcccttcgccctgttcaaggcatcagaaaaattgttgggtcgtcccgtgtttaccaaggtgaatatctccggatttaggccattgataaactgatccgcaacggcctcgtcattcccagcaacgtggggagcaaatcgaagcaatgtggagaacttagcgacatattcttcaatattcagctgtccctgtcttaggttggcaaattcagcacctttgtcttttcggtaggagacgggaaagaatcgctgataaaactctgtcttgaacaccttccaagtgacctctgtaccacgatgctccaaggctctcttcgtggtaagccaccagttcttggaAACTTCTTGCATTTattgcccaataagtttaactcgtcgctcgtcggtgtagtcaagagattcaaataacatttcgatgtcatcgagccaactttcacattcaacggaattttctgtgtccttcagtgtcggtggtcggaatgactgaaaccgctttaacaaagtctccatcggtgtagcggtcacatccatcggatcattggatgtactgccctgatctggtgcccgacctgctactggttgcggtactcgtcgaggaggcatatctgattatcaaacggattagtacacaatttatacaatctgtctcagccctcctctgatcatatacctctgatccagaatcggttctgattcagtctttgcaattacatgttgtaatcaactcagataacaagacaacatgtaatagggaaagcaataaatcatgctagtacaacaaaagcaaggaatacgactcaatctaccccgttcgttctattctatctcagtttaaaggatctatcgctctgataccacatgttgtgaggacccgggctctaactcaattctttttgggattaattggatctttgttagaaaatgtgtgtcaaaattttacttttaatattaaaacaaatgtaaataaacctacacaagtaatgtctccattttatttcaataaacaTAAATCCATGTCTTATTTCAGTACATTCATACCAATTAGTGTTCAATACCAACTACAAACCACAttgtagtacatgtctagtaagaaaccactagaaatcttcttctacgtctgtaatctccacgctatctcgatctctcatctttgtctcgaccctgatcctgtcccacctgtgatcatgcacacatacagacacaaccccagccggatactccggtgagaacaaatcccagtataaaacatggtaaacatgcatatacacaatataaatcatgaagcatactctcatgaatataatcaatggcaataggttccataatctatgaaaccaaatcaatgtcAGCATGCAAataaaatcgaaatcatatcttgactcgactcgactcgactcgactctaactctagggatctcggtgtgaataagacgtcacagtctgccacctaccctcccaatcggggtgacggtacgtcttattcctagacttcgatcatgtctgtatcgaatgtctacaatcggagtcaattctgctcttATGCGttgataccaccgaacgtctagcttggcaagtctaccaatgactctcctatcttaaatgcttgaatataaatctatacaCAAAGCATcgacatataaaaaggtaacaatctagtatgtgattttgggaaactcaaatcagatctaattcgagttatatcttcccaaaccaacatgaattatacctttcgttgcacagtctttgtcgtagtcgaagtctcgatgtcgaatctgtcaatatcaactttgaaatgatacattcaagatgcattctatcaatctctaactcaaatcaacacatatacgaatcaataatcaatctcgatacgattcgagggcataacggcgtaatcttgcgataccgaccAACTCAAACAACATTAATCAATGACAATAACTCACATATCCATTTGAATATAATCTCAACAAGTCATACTCCTCAAGAACATAATTTACCATGCTGATATTTGCATAATCTTTACTCAATACCTGCTGGAATTTCACATTAATCTCATATCCTATCCGTTTTTCAATCCGGTAGCACATACATGTGTTCCATCATCTTAACAACATCTACTATCAAGCATATATGAATTTCTTCAACACACGAATatcaaaacatgctggaaaacattaaaacatataCCCTTTCGAAGCCCTTGTCAAGAGGAGCAAGAATCTAAGCTCGGATTCAATTTCGGTTGGTTGGATCTTGCAAAACCAACAATTTAAGCTAGGAAGAAACCTTGCACCTTTTCTGGAATTGCTCTCGGTTCTTATGCTGGAATAGcgaggaaatgaagacacataTATGTTAAATGcttggcaaggacacatgttttatttttcactcaacacgccgcaccgcgggtgcggtagcttttcaccgcgggtgcgctcagctcacggcatcccatccaaaattctaaaatcatCGACCGCAGGTGCGCTCAGTCTTGGACCGCGGGAGCGGTGTCTTCTGTAACCAAAATTATACCTTACTGCCCAcctaccgcgggtgcggttgAAAATGgtagcgcgggtgcggtcttTCTTTGCTATTAAACTCAATTTGCAACGTCGCTTCTCCACGTCTGTTCTTCCATCGCCTTTAGTCATAATACATAACAATTCACAAGTATCAACAAGaatttcgggcattacagtttgtattgtcctctcagtttagccatcagtttgagggtgatatGCCGTACTAAGAGTAACTTTTGTTCCCATAGCTtgttgaaagctcttccaaaatcgGGATGTAAACCTAGGATCTCTGTCGGATAGTATGCTAGTTGGAACTCCATGTAATCGCACGAGATCATTCATGTACAATGTGGCTAGCTTGTCCAAATTATAGTTCATGCGGACAGGTAAGAAATGCACATATTTCgtgagtctatctacgattacccatattccATCATGACCTTGTCTCGATTTTGGTAAACCAACTACAAAATCTATAGAAATATGTTCTCATTTCCATTCCGAGATTTCTAATGGTTGAAGAAGTTCACCAGGTCTCTGGTGTTTtgccttgacttgttggcacacgtgaaacttagaaacaaacattgccacgtccttcttcattccattccaccaaaagtttttcttcaaatccctgtacattttggtactgccagggtggactgaaaattttgacttgtgtGCTTCAAACATCACTTCTTATCGAAGGTTATCGATGTCTGATACGCgcaatcgtcctttcatccacaagATTCCTTTATTATCCGTCTCGAAATCTGGTGATTTCCCTTCTTTTTGCTCTTTCAGTTTCACCAAAGCGGAATCTCTATCTTGACTTATCTTGATTGTCTCTTGAAGGCATGTTTGTGCTGAAAGCAATGCCAGGATCACCTTACTCATATTCTTTCGACTTAAAGCATCTGCCTTATTGGCTTTGCCTGGGTGGTAGCTTATCATCTAGTCGTAGTCTTTCAATAGTTCAATccaccgtctctgcctcatgttcaactctttctgtgtgaacaagtacttgaggctttggtgatcagtgaaaatctcacacttagcaccatataaataatgtcgccaaatctttagtgcaaataccactgctgctagttcgAGGTCATGTGTTGGGTAATTCTGTTCATACGAAGTTAACTGTCTCGATGCGTATGCAATCACCGTTCTCTCTTGCATGAGTACACATCTTAAACCTCCTTTAGATGCatcactgtagatggtgaagtcTTTGTCTTCCATAGGTAATACCAATACTAGCGTAGAGGTAAGcttcttcttcaaattctcgaaGCTTTGCAcacattcttcactccattGAAACTTAGAGTTCTTCTGTGTGAGCTTGGTGAGATGTATGGATATTAAAGAGAATCTTTCAACAAATTTTCGGTAATAGCCTGCTAATCCCAAGTTTCGAATTTCTGTCACAGTCTTTGGTCTAGGCCAATATGAGATTGCTTTTATTTTCTTAGGGTCCACAGCTACTCCTGTTGCTGATATTATGTGTCCCAAGAATGTGACGCTTTCTAGCCAGAATTCGCATTCCTTGAACTTGGCGTACAGTTATTTTTCTCTCGGCGTCTGGAGGGTGAGACGAAGATGTTCTTTGTGGTCTTCCTCACTTGGAGAATATACCAGAATATCGTTGATGAATACCACAACAAACTTGTCAAGAAACGGTTTGAACACCCTGTTCATGAGATCCCTGAAGGCTGTCGGAGCGTTTGTTAATCCGAATGGCATTACCatgaactcatagtgtccataccttgttctgaaggctgtcttcggAATATCATCTGTTTTGACCTTGAGTTGGTGGTAGCCTGACCTTAAGTCGAGCTTCGAAAAGACTGTAGCTCCCTTGAGTTGGTCAAGCAGGTCATCTATCCTTGgaagtggatacttattcttaaatGTGATTTTATTCAGTTCtctgtaatcgatacacaatctcatgtttccgtcctttttctttacaaataggacaggagctccccacggagatgcgcttggtcggatttgcttcttatccaacaattcttgaagtttttttttgagttctttcaactctGTTGGAGCCATTTGGTATGGTGCTTTTGATATCGGTGCAGCCCCAAGAATCAATTTGATCTCAAACTCCACTTCACGGTCGGGGATTGTGCCAGGGAGTTCTTCAGAAAGACGTCCGGAAACTCTTGTACTACCGGAATCTCTTCTAGTTCAAGTGCAGTTTCTTCATTTACCTCGCTTAACATAGCTAGGTAAACTTTTTCTCTACTTTTCATGGCCTTCCAAGTCTGGGAAGCCGAAAGAAGAGTCTTTCGTTCTTTCGTCTtaccatgaaataaaattttctcttggtGCGGAGCTTGGATGGTTACCATCTTTCCATGACAGTCTATTAAAGCATGATTcttggctaaccaatccattccaagaattACATCGAATTCCACCATGTTTAGTTGAATTATGTTTGCCTTGAAATTCTGATTTTCTATGAGAACACTAATATCCCGATATAGAGTACGAGTTTCTAAAATCCGATTTGCAGGAGTTGCTACTCTATATGGTTCTTCTAAGTTATCAGGCTTAGCTCCTAACTTCTTGGAAAATATCTTAGACATGAATGAACGTGTAtcaccacaatcaaataacaCATAAGCAAGTATATTTTTGATTAGAATGGTACCAGCTACGACATCATTTGAGTTGTCAGCCTCTTGAGTGATGGCATAGACTCGAGCATTTGACTTGTTCTCCTTAGGCTTGTTTGGAGTTGTTCCACCTGCTGGACCATTCCTTGGATCTAGAAAAGGGCATTGAGCGATGCGATGGCCCATCTTTCCACAACGGAAACAAGCTACAGAATTCTTACGGCATTCACCAGTGTGAACGAATCCACAAATTTGGCACTTGACTTCCTCTTTGCTTGATTGAGAAGAAGTGGTTCCTTTGGCTGGAGCACTGGTGGATTGATTGTTTGAAAACTTAGGCCTCTTGAATTGTTGGCCCGGTTGGAACTGACTTGACTGAGGACGTTTGAGTTTGTTCTCACCTTCACGCCTCTTAATGTCATTCTCAGCCCTGATGGCGGCTCccatcaattcatcaaaactatTGGGCTCGATAACCGCAAGGGCAGATTGAATGCGACTGTTCAATCCCTTCTTGAAGCGATGTATCTTCAAGGCCTCGTCTCCCATGATGGTTGGGGAGTAAGTTCCCAATGAGTGGAACTTGGATGAATACTCCACCACTGTCATGTTTGGTTCTTGAACCAAGCTTTCAAATTCTGACAACTTCTGCACTCGAATTGCTGTCGGGAAGTACTGCCTCAGAAATGCCTCTCGGAACCTTTGCCAAGTGATAGGTCCCGTCCCTAACATAGCTGGCGAGACTCTTTCCCATCATTTGGCTGCTTTATCCACAAGAAAAGGTGTAATCACATCTACCGTGATCTCTTGTGGAAGTTCAAGTAATCGCAGATGATTCTCCACATCCTTCATCCAATTTTGTCCGACCTCAGGATCGGAGCTTCCATCGAAATTTGGGACTCTTGCCCTTCTGAGAGACTCAAAGTGGTGCTTAGTCCCATTCTGAGCTGGAGGTGGTGGCAGTGGCTGGTTAACATTAGGGTTGACAAACCTTTGTAGTGTGGTTTCCACAATCGTGGCTATAGCCATCAAATCGACCTGACTGAGGCCAACTACGGGCGGTGGCTGTTGTGCGTCTTCATCATTACGATTGTTGTTGCGGTTGTTGTAACAAGGGTTACGATTGTTTATTACAGGTCTTCCGTCCATTTCCTACAATTATCAAAGTTCTAAGGTTTTTGGCAGAATATGGACTAACCAAAAGATGCAAAATGATTGAGTAATTGCttgaaattttaatatgaaaCCAATGgatagaaataaattttattgatttcccATGAAAGTGCAATTACAACTGAAATTCAAAATGCTAACAGAAATGCAAATGGAACAAGTGCTATTACAAAGAAAATTACTACTGATGGTCGAATCTATCACTTCTCCTAATCCCAAATCCATAGGATCCTCTtcgacttcttcttcttcttctggaTCCTCCTCGGGTTCGTCCTCATGGTTGGCTGCTACTACTTGTAGATGTTCAATATGATCATGCAGAACTGCATTCTGGTCGCTAAGAACTTCAACAGTGTTCTGCAACTCATGAATCTGAGCCTCAGTCTGCTCACTATACTGATTATGCTGGTGCACAAGTTGGTGATTTTGATCCTTAAGCACTTTGATCTTCTTAATCAAGTTATCACGTAACTCGATGAACTCTGCAACGGTCTCTTGAGTTTCTCTATCTTCTTCTCTAAGCTCTTAATGTAGCTACTCTAGTCAGCCATATCTTACATCCAAAACATGAGAGTCAAGGTTCAGATATTATCTCAAAAGTACAAGTCTAGCTATAGACAATTACTGGAATGAAAAAAATCAGTACTGCCTATACatttaatataagaaaataGCTCAAAATTTTTCGGTCTTAGAATGGCgtgaaaaatttactaaaaatctttcacatcaagaacatgaagtgtaccaaGTTTGGTGCAAAAATGCTAAGTCGTTTGGAAATGAAAATTCCTCAAagtttcgaaaaattgaaaaatttaacGGAAATGATGATATCACTATCTAAACGAAGGATTTTGGGGTTCGTCGGCGGTGCTAAATAATAGACTAACTACGTACAGTTGGGAAAAATCAGTAAGGAAAACAAATTAGAACGCAATAGAGTTCTGAGTGTTTCAGCAGCATGTCTGAAAtgaatagaaaaaaaataaaaaaatttagtagacAAAAAAACCAGTTGACCGAGAAACAGTAGCCTCACAACCAGTAGTCTGAAACCAGAACCAGTAGATAGAAACCAGTAGATCTGAATGCAGAAGACTTGGTCAGTAGACATGGAATGCAGCAGACTGGTCCTAACAGCGCTGGAAAGCAGCAGAATTATTTGCAGTAGTTTATTTTCCGTAGTCTGTTACAGTAGTTTATCATAACTTATCTTCAGAAGTCTATCAGAACTTATTATTTCTAGTTCTTCCTCCCCAGATTATGAAACATggtttgctctgataccacttcaaTGTCACGCCCCAAGgacggggttagtcgacaccggcgttgctctcaaatttatattcaaaaacaacaagcctcagaaatacaaaattcagaaaccagtctttttattcataaaactgAATGTTTAattgtctgatacaaactcaaataacaaatgttttacagcggaaatgtaaaaccagacGTAACATTGTTTCTACAGATGCAGCGGAAAAACATAATCTAGAACTGAAAattaacagtcttcttcaccagccccagaattggttctgctcttcttcttctaacagttcttcctcgttcttatctgagatgggtttggtgggtgagtgatatgatcgtcactcagtaagctggggcgggaataactcccagttttcaaaaccatttttaatAGAAACCGTAATACAATAATATACTGAAATCTCTTATTTTAAGAACAGGAATCAGTATTCAGGAATCAgtattcagaacagaaatcagaaatttaacaagtaagcactgagcacgtttgtgaatttcatggctaaattGATAggagtcccctatatgttctctcgtctaaggggtgaggccagtaaTCAGAATTTagtaatgttcagaatatatattcctaccattagttcattAGGTTTCAGTGATTCAAAAATCAGAATCGGAAATCAAGAATACATATACTTGGCTTTAAAACAGAAACCATCAAACTggttttcaagatatttatacataagcctacttacagtaatttgctagaaagtttcggttgaagtctactGGAATTTGGTTTCtctcgctactggattttacagctcgaacaaggcactctcttagctcgaaaattcaagtgataactcaagATTTGTGTAGCAACAATTTCAGAGAttgagggtgttatttataggccaaattctGACTGTTGGACTCCCTATTAATGGCCATAATCCGCCATGATGTGTCATTAACAGTCTTTATTCCATgttaaatgcttcagttacaagttcTAATCTGAATCAGTAGCTATCTGCTGGAATCTCGCTACTGAacttcttctgctgctggattctatctgCTAGAAAAATACCAGCTTCTGAAAATTAGTTGCTGCTGGATTTATTAGCTTCTACTGAAATGCTAACTACTGTTGGAATTTCAAGTTCTCACATTTGTCAGTaaaaatagtgcagtttaaaataaccaaactcatccaAAAATCATACGTAGACATGAACCagtcaaaatcttaaaaataatcAACATAGGAAAAAATATTCATCTCTACTCAATCTCATAAATTATAATGCGGAAAatatgtggtcctcgggtcgtgtcatcgcaccaggtctgcctactcagaattcggcacctccagttccctcatcattaagctcacctacatcacacacgcctagtgagtctaaagactcaacacacatgtaccataaataacaagtacatatacatagcacatagcattgaaaaatatcatactcaacatatctttcatgaacttaaaagcatgaacataaacgtgtcgcataaaatcataacgtgtcaaagtatgtcatctcatgtcatcatatacgtataaattttctttttaattgaattcagttcattagttgtgactttcgtatcagttctattcgatggatccatctataaaatcgtggtacccggcggcggggacatcagcgacaacattacccgtccactgagacttggcctcagctcatcatatctcatgtcatcgtatacatatacatcgtcagtcacaacaaACTCTCATCCTTCcaaaacatcatcatattcaccacttaataaaaacatgcatatacgtaatttttcttttaaaccaagtatgcaacgtatttatcgtaattacataaaaatcattaatgtgatgcatgaacatttaaatcatgataaaatatgctcagggcactgccagAACCAAAATCAAAccccaggtgcaaaatgaccattttgtccctggaaacccaaaaagtACCGTTTTTcccatagacgtaaaatttcacatttttgacattttcttaatttcattgactctaacatgtcccaaataattatttaagactacatgaatattttcatatttttaataggcttaaatcgatgacttttaaattaatctttaaatataacatattaatgcgttttattCCCGAATTAAACAAAACATTAGcataaattcccaaattaaaaacttagacttctaataattatctgagcttatatataatttttcataattttattaagtttaaatccatgcgtttcaattaattctttaattaacgtttcatgaggcgattaaatctcggataaatccaaaacttattattttaatcCGAAACTTATCAAATTCTTAAAAATGtctcaaaatatatttaaaagcatccctagacataaactcgagtcaaattcaaaacttaaccgattcgttttaaaacttggaccggggtcccggttttaacctgaATCGAATCGAAAcgaaaattaaccaaaaatttcTCAACTTTTAACCATACCTTAAAAACATCTAAAAAGTCctaaaaaaactcaaaaccaGACCTCTAAACCCCTCGGCCATAGCCTGTATGCTGctgaaaaaaaattctacaaaTCAATCACTTGAAAATCCTAGCCGCCTCTTTCTCTTAATATCGTTTCTAGCCTTTAGTCCATGGGACTAGCCACTACACAACCTCACCTAGACCACCttaggtcgtggtgcactgccctcaccttcgaccgctggggctttgcccttagatgactctccttcatgtaccttacgtttaggtggcatcgtcgcttaacttaacctacatataggtCACGTAGAAACACATAACTTAGTATAAACTATGGGGTACAAAGAtgcttacttgccgagttccccatgtatggatgaagtgcagtgtcttccctgtcgaagaaccgaggcctctgataccatttaaaatgccacacccttactctatacttagcataattaccataatcaaaatagggtttgaatgatataactatagtatgaagcaaatcaaacaagaggcaccactttgaccgtttataaaaattttggcatgatgtccctatattttgtatacaccaaaaactcaagcaatactatttatacacacttatagacatattctcatatacaaacatactttgtatcatcatacataacatggaacttgtttTAAACCttaacataaaatttactacaatacatatgcggaagctatacaataagatatcccggttcttgtcgaggtagggcacgtcacaagcatccattggcgaaccggcatcctacgtctctccactacctgatcctgtaatacatgagctacgtgagtttataaaactcaataagttggcacttgtatgtatcaatatgtatcgaaggaacatacgtatcaagtcgtgacaacaatgaatctttacaccatgtcatatcatagcatatactcatgttcatttttgtacttgagcctcattagttaaCCTGTACTCctgtgcttgctttattatatagctactactgtgttggacgtcagggagcaacctttggcaaccccacgccccatgaacatatattggccaataggtttggtggacttaaaaccacccatgatgtcaacaagctctatatcatgtaaaaatcaatcattttcttttcatgtgcatgttcatgttcataacatagcacccatcatcaatatttatgagtttcttacatatttaatacataacaatggaatatggtgctatattttcatcaataagatactaacaatgtacatatagcaataatcgatgggaagtatttgaaatcataatattactcatgtattacttcaagaacatgccaacttacattccaagcttaagaacactggtttgagatggtgtttctcgctcctatattgtcaaatataccaataattcagtcactattgtataaattagatgaaaatcattcctctacatgtagaacaactaaaagagaagaaaacttacacctttatgatgttcttgtgatggagaactaagatctatcttcacaatgatgaaggaaaggaagaagggagctttgggcggaagttttcttgatttctgtCGTGTTTTGCTGAAGAAGAGATGAAGGAAGCTGATGGAAATGTTCAGAACTTCGAAACTTATCATCTTATATATAAGGcggtgctcgggcggtcataaattaccactcgagcgcggaactttctgtccgaaACCAAAAT includes:
- the LOC140983895 gene encoding uncharacterized protein, producing MLGTGPITWQRFREAFLRQYFPTAIRVQKLSEFESLVQEPNMTVVEYSSKFHSLGTYSPTIMGDEALKIHRFKKGLNSRIQSALAVIEPNSFDELMGAAIRAENDIKRREGENKLKRPQSSQFQPGQQFKRPKFSNNQSTSAPAKGTTSSQSSKEEVKCQICGFVHTGECRKNSVACFRCGKMGHRIAQCPFLDPRNGPAGGTTPNKPKENKSNARVYAITQEADNSNDVVAGTILIKNILAYVLFDCGDTRSFMSKIFSKKLGAKPDNLEEPYRVATPANRILETRTLYRDISVLIENQNFKANIIQLNMVEFDVILGMDWLAKNHALIDCHGKMVTIQAPHQEKILFHGKTKERKTLLSASQTWKAMKSREKVYLAMLSEVNEETALELEEIPVVQEFPDVFLKNSLAQSPTVKWSLRSN